One stretch of Serinicoccus hydrothermalis DNA includes these proteins:
- a CDS encoding sensor histidine kinase encodes MSGETARADGPRDLEPVAMARLVRDPTGPVGPPVEDPLPQTSPPASVPVRLQDGLLGWLADAWWTVCYVVTGLFTAVVALTLAGVAVGGVTALLGLGAGVLILVPAIWGSFLLSRVERHRIAAFLGVDIGERPPSTAPTWRRVLGLDEVRLRALGWAGLHGLWGLISGALGLALLVNGVLLATSPLWAWVGDGVSVLGLFRVGSTLGMTVAWLIGVAVVLGMPWIARGLASVDVVLARWLIGEDAQAQLRRMSERVDTLTTTREDTLDSVEAERRRIERDLHDGPQQRLVSIAMSLGLARDALDRDPDDPEAARRVRQLLDEAHSSSKEAITEMRQVARGIVPPILTDRGLDAAVSALAARSPVPVTVTDRLPPGRLDPTIEAIAYFSVSEALTNIAKHARAGRAGVELGTARGLTGDLLAVTVTDDGQGGAVIGGGSGLTGLRQRVGAVDGQLHVHSPVGSGTTVAITLPLRERTTR; translated from the coding sequence ATGAGCGGAGAGACGGCGCGCGCCGACGGCCCCCGCGACCTCGAGCCGGTCGCCATGGCCCGACTGGTGCGCGACCCCACCGGGCCGGTCGGTCCCCCCGTCGAGGACCCGCTCCCGCAGACCTCGCCGCCGGCCTCGGTGCCCGTCCGGCTCCAGGACGGGCTCCTCGGCTGGCTCGCGGACGCCTGGTGGACCGTCTGCTACGTCGTCACCGGTCTCTTCACCGCCGTCGTCGCCCTCACCCTCGCCGGCGTCGCCGTCGGCGGGGTGACCGCGCTGCTCGGGCTGGGGGCAGGGGTGCTCATCCTCGTCCCGGCCATCTGGGGCTCGTTCCTGCTGTCCCGGGTCGAGCGGCACCGCATCGCCGCCTTCCTCGGTGTCGACATCGGCGAGCGCCCGCCCTCGACCGCCCCCACCTGGCGACGCGTGCTGGGCCTGGACGAGGTCCGGCTCAGGGCGCTGGGGTGGGCCGGGCTCCACGGCCTGTGGGGGCTGATCTCCGGCGCGCTCGGCCTCGCGCTGCTCGTCAACGGGGTGCTGCTCGCGACCTCGCCCCTGTGGGCGTGGGTCGGGGACGGCGTCTCGGTCCTGGGCCTGTTCCGCGTCGGCTCGACGCTGGGGATGACGGTGGCCTGGCTCATCGGGGTCGCGGTGGTCCTCGGTATGCCGTGGATCGCGCGCGGCCTCGCCAGCGTCGACGTCGTCCTGGCCCGGTGGCTCATCGGCGAGGACGCGCAGGCGCAGCTGCGCCGGATGAGTGAGCGGGTCGACACCCTGACGACCACCCGCGAGGACACCCTGGACTCCGTGGAGGCCGAGCGTCGACGGATCGAGCGGGACCTGCACGACGGACCCCAGCAGCGGCTGGTCTCGATCGCCATGAGCCTGGGCCTGGCCCGGGACGCGCTCGACCGGGATCCCGACGACCCCGAGGCCGCCCGCCGGGTGCGCCAGCTGCTCGACGAGGCGCACTCCTCGAGCAAGGAGGCGATCACCGAGATGCGCCAGGTCGCGCGCGGCATCGTGCCCCCGATCCTCACCGACCGCGGTCTCGACGCCGCCGTGTCCGCGCTCGCGGCCCGGAGCCCGGTGCCGGTCACGGTGACCGACCGGCTGCCCCCGGGCCGGCTGGACCCGACGATCGAGGCGATCGCCTACTTCTCGGTCTCCGAGGCGCTGACCAACATCGCCAAGCACGCCCGGGCCGGCCGCGCGGGCGTCGAGCTCGGCACGGCCCGTGGCCTGACCGGTGACCTGCTCGCGGTCACGGTCACCGACGACGGGCAGGGCGGTGCGGTCATCGGTGGTGGCAGCGGGCTCACCGGCCTGCGGCAGAGGGTCGGCGCGGTCGACGGCCAGCTGCACGTCCACTCACCCGTGGGCTCGGGCACCACGGTCGCGATCACCCTGCCCCTGCGCGAGAGGACCACCCGATGA
- a CDS encoding response regulator, protein MSVHTGRAPETPLRVILAEDSVLLRDGIVRLLAATGFEVVDACPDAQTFLASVREHRPDLVVVDVRMPPTFTAEGLMAALEVRSELPDVAVVVLSQYVEERYATELLAGRPRGVGYLLKDRVADTSDFVAALHTVAAGGTALDPEVVSQLMSRARNIDPLERLTARERDVMRLMAQGRTNSAISRELFIGEGAVEKNVSSIFSKLDLPPTDDDHRRVLAVLQWLEHGQGAG, encoded by the coding sequence ATGAGCGTGCATACGGGACGTGCCCCCGAGACCCCCCTGCGGGTCATCCTCGCCGAGGACTCGGTGCTGCTCCGGGACGGCATCGTCCGGCTCCTGGCCGCCACCGGCTTCGAGGTCGTCGACGCCTGCCCTGATGCCCAGACCTTCCTCGCCTCGGTGCGGGAGCACCGGCCCGACCTCGTCGTCGTCGACGTCCGTATGCCCCCCACCTTCACCGCCGAGGGCCTCATGGCCGCGCTGGAGGTGCGCTCCGAGCTGCCCGACGTGGCCGTGGTGGTGCTGAGCCAGTACGTCGAGGAGCGCTACGCCACCGAGCTGCTCGCCGGACGGCCGCGCGGCGTCGGCTACCTGCTCAAGGACCGCGTCGCCGACACGAGCGACTTCGTCGCGGCCCTGCATACCGTGGCCGCGGGCGGGACCGCCCTGGACCCCGAGGTCGTCTCCCAGCTCATGTCCCGCGCCCGCAACATCGACCCGCTGGAGCGCCTCACCGCGCGCGAGCGCGACGTCATGCGCCTCATGGCGCAGGGGCGCACCAACAGCGCGATCAGCCGCGAGCTGTTCATCGGCGAGGGCGCGGTGGAGAAGAACGTCTCCTCGATCTTCAGCAAGCTCGACCTGCCGCCCACGGACGACGACCACCGGCGCGTCCTCGCCGTCCTGCAGTGGCTCGAGCACGGGCAGGGCGCGGGATGA
- a CDS encoding carbon starvation protein A, which produces MNSLVLALIGVVMILAGYALYSRFLATKIYALDDSRPTPAHQLEDGVDYVPTNKYVLWGHHFTSVAGAAPIVGPAIAVIWGWLPAFLWVTIGTVFFAGMHDLGSLWASVRNKGQSMGALSGRYIGGRGRNLFLVVIFLLLLMVNAAFAVVIAGLLVSTPTAVIPTWGALLVALGVGQAIYRLRWSLPLVSVVGVVALYALIWVGDQVPLALPETVAGIPDDGVWIVLLFVYAGIASMLPVWVLLQPRDYINGLQLFIALGILYGSVLLARPEIVAPAVNGNVPEGTPSIVPLLFVTIACGAISGFHGMVSSGTSSKQLDKESDARFVGYFGAVGEGLLALGAIIAATAGFQTLAAWEEVYAAFGDGSVGAFVAGGGAIVESGLGLPQSLSATILATTAILFAATTMDTGVRLQRFVVQEIGEIGGVRLGKGVATVIAVGVALALTFGSGADGSGGLLIWPLFGTTNQLLAALTLSIIAIMLLRRGRTALPALIPLVFVGVMTLYALFIQLGTFWDTRNWLLLVLDLVILVAALWVFVEAIGAMRKAKDYQGDDDAELAEMSAAEVAGKPSGGERGSASSED; this is translated from the coding sequence ATGAACTCGCTCGTGCTCGCCCTCATCGGGGTCGTGATGATCCTCGCGGGCTACGCCCTCTACTCCCGCTTCCTCGCGACGAAGATCTACGCGCTGGACGACTCGCGGCCCACCCCCGCGCACCAGCTCGAGGACGGCGTCGACTACGTCCCGACCAACAAGTACGTCCTCTGGGGGCACCACTTCACCTCGGTGGCGGGAGCCGCCCCGATCGTCGGTCCGGCCATCGCCGTCATCTGGGGCTGGCTGCCGGCCTTCCTCTGGGTGACCATCGGCACCGTCTTCTTCGCCGGCATGCACGACCTGGGGTCGCTGTGGGCCTCGGTGCGCAACAAGGGCCAGTCCATGGGGGCGCTGTCCGGCCGCTACATCGGCGGCCGCGGCCGCAACCTCTTCCTCGTCGTCATCTTCCTGCTCCTGCTCATGGTCAACGCCGCCTTCGCGGTCGTCATCGCCGGGCTGCTCGTCTCGACCCCGACCGCGGTCATCCCGACCTGGGGCGCGCTGCTCGTCGCGCTGGGCGTCGGTCAGGCGATCTACCGGCTGCGCTGGAGCCTGCCCCTCGTGTCGGTCGTCGGCGTCGTGGCGCTCTACGCGCTCATCTGGGTCGGCGACCAGGTGCCGCTCGCGCTCCCGGAGACCGTCGCGGGGATCCCGGACGACGGCGTCTGGATCGTCCTGCTCTTCGTGTATGCCGGTATCGCCTCGATGCTGCCGGTCTGGGTGCTGCTGCAGCCGCGCGACTACATCAACGGGCTGCAGCTGTTCATCGCGCTCGGCATCCTCTACGGCTCGGTCCTGCTGGCCCGTCCCGAGATCGTCGCCCCCGCGGTCAACGGCAACGTCCCCGAGGGCACGCCCTCGATCGTCCCGCTGCTCTTCGTCACCATCGCCTGCGGCGCGATCTCGGGCTTCCACGGGATGGTGAGCTCGGGCACCAGCTCCAAGCAGCTGGACAAGGAGAGCGACGCCCGGTTCGTGGGCTACTTCGGCGCGGTCGGCGAGGGCCTGCTCGCCCTCGGCGCGATCATCGCCGCGACGGCCGGCTTCCAGACGCTCGCGGCCTGGGAGGAGGTCTACGCGGCCTTCGGTGACGGCAGCGTCGGGGCCTTCGTCGCCGGCGGCGGCGCCATCGTCGAGAGCGGGCTGGGCCTGCCGCAGTCGCTGTCCGCCACCATCCTGGCCACCACCGCGATCCTCTTCGCCGCCACCACGATGGACACCGGCGTCCGGCTGCAGCGCTTCGTCGTCCAGGAGATCGGCGAGATCGGCGGCGTCCGGCTCGGCAAGGGCGTGGCCACGGTCATCGCCGTCGGGGTGGCCCTCGCGCTGACCTTCGGGTCCGGCGCCGACGGCTCGGGCGGACTGCTCATCTGGCCGCTCTTCGGCACCACCAACCAGCTGCTGGCGGCGCTCACGCTGTCGATCATCGCGATCATGCTGCTGCGTCGCGGGCGCACCGCCCTCCCGGCGCTCATCCCGCTCGTCTTCGTCGGCGTGATGACGCTCTACGCGCTCTTCATCCAGCTCGGCACCTTCTGGGACACGCGGAACTGGCTGCTGCTCGTGCTCGACCTCGTCATCCTCGTCGCCGCCCTGTGGGTCTTCGTCGAGGCGATCGGCGCGATGCGCAAGGCGAAGGACTACCAGGGCGACGACGACGCGGAGCTCGCGGAGATGTCCGCCGCCGAGGTCGCCGGGAAGCCCTCCGGTGGCGAGCGCGGGTCGGCCTCGAGCGAGGACTGA
- a CDS encoding cory-CC-star protein yields MTDTSPARRRLRSAAGVVRDVLAGPYARTFARARRDEDDLFMVIVMAEALGVPNPASYYTVELLPVVYDQVHDWHRRMGLDRSPLEHVSCC; encoded by the coding sequence ATGACGGACACCTCGCCAGCGCGTCGGCGGCTGCGCTCCGCCGCCGGCGTGGTGCGCGACGTCCTCGCGGGCCCGTACGCCCGCACCTTCGCCCGGGCGCGCCGGGACGAGGACGACCTCTTCATGGTCATCGTCATGGCCGAGGCACTCGGGGTGCCCAACCCGGCGAGCTACTACACGGTCGAGCTGCTGCCCGTGGTCTACGACCAGGTGCACGACTGGCACCGGCGCATGGGGCTGGACCGCAGCCCGCTCGAGCACGTCTCGTGCTGCTGA
- a CDS encoding ArsA family ATPase, with protein sequence MLSGLAAGREVLFVGGKGGVGKTAVASALGLSLARAGRRVLLVSTDPAHNLGHLWDQRVGDEITELAPLLRGLEIDPARTTAQHLAAVRSTMERLMPDHLQGGVRRHLELARDAPGTHEAAVLERIAEVVEQRHPDELVVFDTAPSGHTARLVALPELMQAWTGGLMRRQERSARFGAALRGLQGQGRRDADAGDRAAADIVGSSRPVDQRGRRDAEIRQILDRRQARFTGLRSLLQDDARSSFVIVLAAERLPVLESVELHEQLTRAGMGVGALVVNKRSPADAGELLADRRAVEQRYVAQLGAALPDLPLHEVPLLPGDLVGEDALLRLASFL encoded by the coding sequence GTGCTGAGCGGGCTCGCCGCCGGCCGTGAGGTGCTCTTCGTCGGCGGCAAGGGCGGGGTCGGCAAGACCGCGGTCGCCTCCGCGCTCGGGCTGTCCCTGGCGCGGGCCGGGCGGCGCGTGCTCCTCGTCTCGACCGACCCCGCGCACAACCTCGGCCACCTGTGGGACCAGCGGGTGGGCGACGAGATCACCGAGCTCGCGCCCCTGCTGCGCGGCCTCGAGATCGACCCGGCGCGGACCACCGCGCAGCACCTGGCCGCCGTGCGCTCGACCATGGAGCGGCTCATGCCAGATCACCTCCAGGGCGGGGTCCGCCGTCACCTGGAGCTGGCCCGCGACGCGCCGGGGACGCACGAGGCCGCGGTGCTCGAGCGCATCGCGGAGGTGGTCGAGCAGCGGCACCCGGACGAGCTGGTCGTCTTCGACACGGCGCCGTCGGGGCATACCGCGCGGCTGGTGGCGCTGCCCGAGCTCATGCAGGCCTGGACGGGCGGGCTGATGCGCCGGCAGGAGCGCTCGGCCCGATTCGGGGCGGCGCTGCGGGGACTGCAGGGGCAGGGTCGCAGGGACGCTGACGCGGGTGACCGGGCGGCCGCGGACATCGTCGGCAGCTCGCGGCCGGTCGACCAGCGCGGGCGGCGCGACGCCGAGATCCGGCAGATCCTGGACCGCCGACAGGCCCGCTTCACCGGGCTCCGCTCGCTGCTGCAGGACGACGCGCGCAGCTCCTTCGTCATCGTGCTCGCCGCCGAGCGGCTGCCGGTGCTGGAGTCGGTCGAGCTGCACGAGCAGCTCACCCGGGCGGGGATGGGCGTCGGCGCGCTGGTGGTCAACAAGCGCTCCCCGGCGGACGCCGGCGAGCTGCTGGCCGACCGGCGCGCCGTCGAGCAGCGCTACGTCGCCCAGCTCGGCGCCGCCCTGCCCGACCTGCCGCTGCACGAGGTCCCGCTGCTGCCGGGCGACCTCGTCGGCGAGGACGCCCTCCTCCGCCTCGCCTCGTTCCTCTGA
- a CDS encoding cell wall-binding repeat-containing protein, translated as MSSAWPGGRPRRTLSAIAVLSLTGAVLAPLSAAADDDALVAPGSPAPESKIQTVQGSGTQVVPGAYFVQLAGPSTVLGGSMDSIESQRDRFLADVADAGVELEVRSEFGSLWNGLSVSAEEDSLPQLASSDAVEAIFPVGVVDAPEEPEGTQVDPELFTAISMTGADIVQSELGYDGTGVKVGIIDTGIDYDHPDFGGNGSPDSTTFPTERVAFGYDFVGDDYNADPSAGEAYQPKPFPDEDPDDCQGHGTHVAGITGASGEVTGVAPGVTLGAYRVFGCEGSTDSDIMLHAMEQTLADDMDVVNLSIGSAFSAWKEYPTAQATDALAREGVIVVASIGNSGANGLHSVGAPGVGEDTIGVGSVDNTFYDAIVFVDEEGNDVPFSVGSPAPVPPTSGEDTLVAVHEPGTTEAQACGADPFTAEEQAVIEGNWVLIQRGTCSFYEKARNGQAAGAAGVMLYNNVAGTINPSVAGDPPIEVPVVMVGQADGERLAADALATDGHTVTWTGEEASVPNPNGGLISSFSSIGTMADTTFKPDLTAPGGLIYSTYPLETQPYATLSGTSMAAPHVAGAAALMLEADPDLGVEEAKLRLQNSSIQLPFNGAPDVGLEIVHRQGTGMIQIDDSILAQTTIEPGLVQLGQQLSGESSTQSVTVTNTSDTEQVYAVEHIPAVATSGTANVFGYYLAPAEVEVASSVTVPAGGSVEVPMTITSPAVEGEMGPIFGGYVTFTSGEGEEADTYTVAYGGQAADLQETEVLADQIDADGNVTQEMPAMGVVAECGLFLGYECVEEGGTYSYVDEGYVYSMEQDDAPQVLVHFEHQARRMEWEVFAAADDGSKGESVGTVAELDYLARSATRNGFSAYPWDGMMLDENGAKVRVPDGDYILELTVTKAKAWNDDREAQTETWDSPVFGIAFEGSDYGNEDRASVERTLGQDRYSTASELAVEAFPQGAETVYVASGQAFPDALAGGALAGSVEAPVLLTQPDALPDATRMALQQLGPDSIVVLGGDGAVDDDVVTALGEYAETERLAGSNRYETAVQVSQSHAENADVVFLASGRDYPDALAAAAAAGMEDASVLLTRPDLLPGATSEELARLSPETVYVIGGDAAVSDDVAGAAGASAGEVVRLGGTNRYGTAAAVAGEFFPTPGPGAFLATGTEFPDALAAAPVAAMNNMAVLLTKPEMLPADTVEAMTQMRAQLVHIVGGYGAVSLEVQETLEAVVYP; from the coding sequence GTGAGCAGTGCATGGCCCGGGGGACGTCCCCGCCGCACCCTCTCCGCGATCGCCGTCCTGTCGCTGACCGGTGCCGTGCTGGCACCGCTGTCGGCGGCCGCGGACGACGACGCCCTCGTCGCGCCGGGTTCACCGGCTCCGGAGAGCAAGATCCAGACCGTCCAGGGCTCCGGGACGCAGGTCGTCCCCGGTGCCTACTTCGTCCAGCTCGCCGGCCCGAGCACGGTCCTGGGCGGGTCGATGGACTCCATCGAGTCCCAGCGTGACCGCTTCCTCGCCGACGTCGCCGACGCCGGGGTCGAGCTGGAGGTGCGCTCGGAGTTCGGCAGCCTGTGGAACGGCCTGTCCGTGAGCGCCGAGGAGGACTCGCTGCCCCAGCTGGCCTCCTCGGACGCGGTCGAGGCCATCTTCCCCGTCGGCGTCGTGGACGCGCCGGAGGAGCCGGAGGGCACCCAGGTCGACCCGGAGCTGTTCACCGCCATCAGCATGACCGGGGCCGACATCGTCCAGAGCGAGCTCGGCTACGACGGCACCGGCGTCAAGGTCGGCATCATCGACACCGGTATCGACTACGACCACCCCGACTTCGGGGGCAACGGCAGCCCGGACAGCACGACCTTCCCGACGGAGCGGGTGGCCTTCGGCTACGACTTCGTCGGTGACGACTACAACGCGGACCCGTCGGCGGGCGAGGCATACCAGCCCAAGCCGTTCCCCGACGAGGACCCGGACGACTGCCAGGGCCACGGCACGCACGTCGCCGGCATCACCGGCGCCAGCGGCGAGGTGACGGGCGTGGCGCCCGGCGTGACGCTGGGCGCATACCGCGTCTTCGGCTGCGAGGGGTCGACCGACAGCGACATCATGCTCCACGCCATGGAGCAGACCCTGGCCGACGACATGGACGTGGTGAACCTCTCCATCGGCTCGGCCTTCTCGGCGTGGAAGGAGTACCCGACCGCGCAGGCCACCGACGCGCTCGCCCGCGAGGGCGTCATCGTCGTCGCCTCGATCGGCAACTCCGGTGCCAACGGCCTGCACTCCGTCGGCGCCCCCGGCGTCGGCGAGGACACCATCGGTGTCGGCTCGGTCGACAACACGTTCTACGACGCCATTGTCTTCGTCGACGAGGAGGGCAACGACGTCCCCTTCTCCGTCGGATCCCCGGCCCCCGTGCCGCCGACCTCCGGCGAGGACACCCTGGTGGCCGTCCACGAGCCCGGGACCACCGAGGCGCAGGCCTGCGGCGCCGACCCCTTCACCGCGGAGGAGCAGGCCGTCATCGAGGGCAACTGGGTGTTGATCCAGCGCGGCACCTGCAGCTTCTACGAGAAGGCCCGTAACGGCCAGGCCGCCGGAGCGGCCGGTGTCATGCTCTACAACAACGTCGCGGGCACCATCAACCCCAGCGTGGCAGGGGACCCGCCCATCGAGGTCCCCGTCGTCATGGTCGGTCAGGCCGACGGTGAGCGGCTGGCGGCGGACGCGCTGGCGACCGACGGCCACACGGTGACCTGGACCGGCGAGGAGGCTTCGGTCCCCAACCCCAACGGTGGGCTCATCAGCTCGTTCAGCTCCATCGGCACGATGGCCGACACGACCTTCAAGCCGGACCTGACAGCGCCGGGTGGTCTGATCTACTCCACCTACCCGCTGGAGACCCAGCCCTACGCCACGCTCTCGGGCACGTCGATGGCCGCCCCGCACGTCGCGGGCGCCGCCGCCCTCATGCTCGAGGCGGACCCCGACCTGGGCGTCGAGGAGGCCAAGCTCAGGCTGCAGAACAGCTCGATCCAGCTGCCCTTCAACGGCGCGCCGGACGTCGGCCTGGAGATCGTGCACCGACAGGGCACGGGCATGATCCAGATCGACGACTCGATCCTGGCGCAGACCACGATCGAACCCGGTCTGGTGCAGCTCGGCCAGCAGCTCTCCGGTGAGAGCAGCACCCAGTCGGTGACAGTGACCAACACCAGCGACACCGAGCAGGTCTACGCCGTCGAGCACATCCCGGCCGTGGCCACGTCCGGCACGGCGAATGTGTTCGGCTACTACCTGGCGCCGGCCGAGGTCGAGGTCGCGTCCAGCGTCACCGTGCCCGCGGGCGGCAGCGTGGAGGTCCCCATGACCATCACCTCGCCGGCGGTCGAGGGCGAGATGGGCCCGATCTTCGGCGGCTACGTCACCTTCACCAGCGGTGAGGGCGAGGAGGCCGACACCTACACGGTGGCCTACGGCGGCCAGGCGGCCGACCTGCAGGAGACCGAGGTGCTGGCCGACCAGATCGACGCGGACGGCAACGTCACCCAGGAGATGCCCGCCATGGGCGTCGTCGCCGAGTGCGGCCTGTTCCTCGGCTACGAGTGCGTGGAGGAGGGCGGCACCTACTCCTACGTCGACGAGGGCTACGTCTACTCGATGGAGCAGGACGACGCCCCGCAGGTCCTCGTCCACTTCGAGCACCAGGCCCGTCGGATGGAGTGGGAGGTCTTCGCGGCCGCGGACGACGGCAGCAAGGGTGAGTCCGTGGGCACCGTCGCCGAGCTCGACTACCTCGCCCGCTCGGCCACCCGCAACGGCTTCAGCGCCTACCCCTGGGACGGCATGATGCTGGACGAGAACGGCGCGAAGGTGCGGGTGCCGGACGGCGACTACATCCTCGAGCTGACCGTCACCAAGGCGAAGGCGTGGAACGACGACCGCGAGGCGCAGACCGAGACCTGGGACAGCCCGGTCTTCGGGATCGCCTTCGAGGGGTCCGACTACGGCAACGAGGACCGCGCGAGCGTCGAGCGCACCCTGGGTCAGGACCGGTACTCCACCGCGTCCGAGCTGGCCGTCGAGGCCTTCCCGCAGGGTGCCGAGACGGTCTACGTCGCCAGCGGTCAGGCCTTCCCCGACGCGCTCGCCGGCGGTGCGCTGGCGGGCTCGGTGGAGGCTCCGGTCCTGCTCACCCAGCCGGACGCGCTGCCGGACGCGACCCGTATGGCGCTGCAGCAGCTCGGCCCGGACAGCATCGTCGTCCTCGGTGGCGACGGTGCGGTCGACGACGACGTCGTGACCGCGCTGGGCGAGTATGCCGAGACGGAGCGGCTCGCCGGGTCGAACCGGTACGAGACCGCGGTCCAGGTCAGCCAGTCGCACGCGGAGAACGCCGACGTCGTCTTCCTCGCCAGCGGCAGGGACTACCCGGACGCCCTCGCGGCGGCCGCGGCGGCCGGCATGGAGGACGCCTCGGTCCTGCTCACGCGGCCCGACCTGCTGCCGGGTGCCACCTCCGAGGAGCTGGCCCGCCTCTCGCCGGAGACGGTCTACGTCATCGGTGGCGACGCGGCGGTCTCCGACGACGTCGCGGGCGCCGCCGGTGCCAGCGCCGGTGAGGTCGTCCGCCTCGGCGGCACCAACCGCTACGGCACGGCGGCCGCGGTCGCCGGCGAGTTCTTCCCGACCCCGGGACCGGGCGCCTTCCTGGCGACCGGTACGGAGTTCCCGGACGCCCTCGCGGCGGCCCCGGTGGCGGCGATGAACAACATGGCGGTCCTGCTCACCAAGCCGGAGATGCTGCCCGCCGACACGGTCGAGGCCATGACGCAGATGCGCGCCCAGCTCGTGCACATCGTCGGCGGCTACGGCGCGGTGAGCCTCGAGGTCCAGGAGACCCTGGAGGCCGTCGTCTACCCGTGA
- a CDS encoding ABC transporter ATP-binding protein, with the protein MLVRLLRRQLRPYLPLVVAVMLLQLLATAASLYLPALNADIIDQGIVQTDLPYIWRVGAIMLGVSAVQALAQIGATWAAARTAMGVGRDTRAGLFEHVLSFSSRELGEFGAPSLITRSTNDVQQVQQVTFMSLVMLVAAPITAVGGVVMAVRQDVGLSPLIAVAVTVLLLGMGLIIRRMVPLFRANQRQLDAVNRVMREQITGIRVIRAFTREPQERDRFAATNTELTGIGLRLGDLMALMFPFVMLLMNLSTVGVIWFGAHRVDTGDMEVGALTAYISYLIQILMSIMMATMVATMIPRATVSAERIEAVLGTGTTLVTPDEPRSPSGRAPGEVTMRDVRYAYPGADAPVLCDIDLVARPGTTTAIVGATGSGKTTLLRLVPRLADVTGGAVLLDGVDVRDLAPEELWSMVGLVPQRPYLFSGTVASNLRFGRPDATDDELWEALRVAQADDFVGATELGLEHPIAQGGGNVSGGQRQRLCIARALVARPRVYLFDDSFSALDVATDARLRRALRPHIRDATVIVVAQRVSTIVDADQIVVLDQGRIVGVGRHTELLEDCSTYAEIARSQEQGAAV; encoded by the coding sequence GTGCTCGTCCGACTCCTGCGGCGCCAGCTGCGTCCCTACCTGCCCCTGGTCGTCGCGGTCATGCTCCTCCAGCTCCTCGCGACGGCCGCCAGCCTCTACCTGCCGGCCCTCAACGCGGACATCATCGACCAGGGGATCGTGCAGACCGACCTGCCCTACATCTGGCGGGTCGGGGCGATCATGCTCGGCGTCAGCGCGGTGCAGGCGCTCGCGCAGATCGGGGCGACCTGGGCCGCCGCGCGCACCGCGATGGGCGTCGGGCGGGACACCCGGGCCGGGCTCTTCGAGCACGTCCTGAGCTTCTCCTCGCGCGAGCTCGGCGAGTTCGGCGCCCCGTCCCTCATCACGCGCAGCACCAACGACGTGCAGCAGGTCCAGCAGGTGACGTTCATGTCCCTGGTCATGCTCGTCGCGGCACCGATCACCGCCGTCGGTGGTGTCGTCATGGCCGTCCGGCAGGACGTCGGCCTCTCCCCGCTCATCGCCGTCGCGGTCACGGTCCTGCTCCTCGGGATGGGCCTCATCATCCGTCGCATGGTGCCGCTCTTCCGCGCCAACCAGCGCCAGCTCGACGCGGTCAACCGGGTCATGCGCGAGCAGATCACCGGCATACGCGTCATCCGCGCCTTCACCCGCGAGCCGCAGGAGCGCGACCGTTTCGCCGCCACCAACACCGAGCTGACCGGCATCGGGCTGCGCCTGGGCGACCTCATGGCGCTGATGTTCCCCTTCGTCATGCTGTTGATGAACCTGTCCACCGTCGGCGTCATCTGGTTCGGCGCCCACCGCGTCGACACCGGCGACATGGAGGTCGGGGCGCTCACCGCATACATCAGCTATCTCATCCAGATCCTCATGTCGATCATGATGGCGACGATGGTGGCGACGATGATCCCGCGCGCCACCGTCTCGGCCGAGCGCATCGAGGCGGTGCTCGGGACCGGCACGACGCTCGTCACCCCGGACGAGCCCCGCTCACCCTCCGGCCGGGCGCCCGGCGAGGTCACGATGCGGGACGTCAGGTATGCCTACCCCGGCGCCGACGCGCCCGTCCTGTGCGACATCGACCTCGTGGCCCGGCCCGGCACCACCACCGCGATCGTCGGTGCCACCGGCTCGGGCAAGACCACCCTGCTGCGCCTCGTGCCGCGACTCGCGGACGTCACGGGCGGGGCCGTCCTGCTCGACGGCGTCGACGTGCGCGACCTCGCGCCGGAGGAGCTGTGGTCGATGGTCGGCCTCGTCCCGCAGCGGCCCTACCTCTTCTCCGGCACGGTCGCCAGCAACCTGCGCTTCGGGCGCCCCGACGCCACCGACGACGAGCTGTGGGAGGCCCTGCGGGTGGCGCAGGCCGACGACTTCGTGGGCGCGACCGAGCTGGGGCTCGAGCACCCCATCGCGCAGGGGGGCGGCAACGTCTCCGGGGGGCAGCGGCAGCGGCTGTGCATCGCCCGGGCGCTCGTGGCCCGGCCCCGGGTCTACCTCTTCGACGACTCCTTCTCGGCCCTCGACGTCGCCACCGACGCCCGGCTGCGGCGCGCCCTGCGCCCGCACATCCGCGACGCGACGGTCATCGTCGTGGCGCAGCGGGTCTCCACAATCGTCGACGCCGACCAGATCGTCGTGCTCGACCAGGGTCGGATCGTGGGCGTGGGCAGGCATACCGAGCTCCTCGAGGACTGCTCGACGTATGCCGAGATCGCCCGCTCGCAGGAGCAGGGGGCGGCGGTATGA